A single genomic interval of Gossypium raimondii isolate GPD5lz chromosome 11, ASM2569854v1, whole genome shotgun sequence harbors:
- the LOC105803492 gene encoding gamma aminobutyrate transaminase 3, chloroplastic isoform X2 has translation MDHPLKGALLARLYSTEPSLQRDDSDLKDGNGFKGHDMLAPFTAGWQTTDLHPLVIEKSEGSYVYDANGKKYLDSLAGLWCTALGGNEPRLVEAATAQLNKLPFYHSFWNRTTKPSLDLAKDLLETFTATKMAKVFFTNSGSEANDTQVKLVWYYNNALGRPNKKKFIARAKSYHGSTLISASLSGLPALHQKFDLPAPFVLHTDCPHYWRYHLEGETEEEFSTRLANNLENLILKEGPETIAAFIAEPVMGAGGVIPPPATYFEKIQAVVKKYDILFIADEVICAFGRLGTMFGCDKYNIKPDLVSLAKALSSAYMPIGAVMVSPEVSEVIYSQSNKLGSFSHGFTYSGHPVSCAVAIEALKLYKERNIVEKVKTISPRFQDGLKSFSDSPIVGEIRGTGLILGTEFTDNKSPNNPFPPEWGVGTYFGAQCEKHGLLVRVAGDNIMMSPPFIITPQEVDELISKYGKALKATEERVKELKSQQKKH, from the exons ATGGACCACCCACTTAAGGGTGCATTACTGGCAAGATTATATAGTACTGAGCCATCTTTGCAGAGAGATGATTCAGATTTAAAGGATGGCAATGG GTTTAAGGGGCATGATATGCTGGCTCCATTCACAGCTGGGTGGCAGACCACTGACTTACATCCCCTGGTTATTGAAAAGTCTGAG GGAAGCTATGTTTATGATGCCAATGGGAAAAAGTATCTGGATTCTCTCGCTGGTCTATGGTGTACAGCATTAG GAGGAAATGAGCCTCGACTTGTGGAAGCTGCAACTGCTCAATTAAACAAGTTGCCATTTTACCATTCTTTTTGGAATCGTACGACAAAACCTTCACTG GATCTTGCAAAGGATCTTCTTGAAACTTTTACTGCAACCAAAATGGCAAAAGTCTTCTTTACAAACAGTGGATCTGAAGCTAATGATACTCAG gtGAAGCTCGTTTGGTATTATAATAATGCACTTGGAAGACCAAATAAGAAGAAATTTATTGCTCGAGCAAAATC ATATCACGGTTCAACTTTGATATCAGCTAGTCTTTCTGG ACTTCCTGCTCTACATCAAAAGTTTGACCTGCCAGCTCCATTTGTGTTGCACACTGACTGCCCTCACTATTGGCGCTATCATCTAGAAG GTGAGACGGAAGAGGAATTCTCAACAAGATTAGCCAACAATTTAGAGAACCTTATTCTGAAAGAGGGTCCAGAGACG ATTGCTGCATTTATCGCCGAGCCTGTTATGGGAGCAGGAGGTGTTATACCTCCTCCTGCTACTTATTTTGAGAAG ATACAAGCTGTTGTGAAAAAGTATGACATACTTTTTATCGCTGATGAG GTTATTTGTGCATTTGGAAGGCTTGGGACGATGTTTGGATGTGACAAGTACAATATTAAACCAGATCTTGTTTCACTAGCAAAG GCTCTTTCTTCAGCATATATGCCCATTGGAGCAGTCATGGTGAGCCCTGAAGTTTCAGAAGTCATTTATTCTCAAAGCAACAAACTTG GTAGTTTCTCTCATGGATTCACCTACTCTGGGCACCCTGTATCCTGTGCTGTTGCAATTGAAGCACTCAAGCTCTACAA GGAGAGAAATATTGTTGAGAAAGTGAAGACCATTTCACCGAGGTTTCAAGATGGTCTAAAATCCTTTTCTGACAGTCCTATTGTTGGAGAG ATCAGAGGTACCGGCTTGATTCTTGGTACTGAGTTTACAGACAACAAGTCGCCTAACAATCCGTTCCCTCCTGAATGGG GGGTTGGTACATATTTTGGAGCACAATGTGAGAAGCATGGGTTGCTAGTACGTGTTGCAGGTGACAACATAATGATGTCTCCACCATTTATAATTACTCCTCAAGAGGTTGATGAA TTAATAAGCAAATATGGGAAGGCGTTGAAGGCTACAGAGGAGAGGGTGAAGGAACTCAAGTCTCAGCAGAAGAAACACTGA
- the LOC105803495 gene encoding uncharacterized protein LOC105803495, with protein MDGVTQLALPVLGIVAAAAATFYVVSFSEIREKSFRDLEDSEYEKGGFDSYVSSRKRRAIRKAEKKAKN; from the exons ATGGACGGGGTGACGCAATTAGCCCTTCCAGTGCTGGGAATTGTAGCAGCTGCTGCTGCTACCTTTTATGTCGTCAGCTTTTCTGAGATAAGagag AAATCATTTAGAGATTTAGAAGATTCAGAGTATGAAAAAGGAGGATTCGATTCTTATGTAAGCTCTAGGAAAAGGCGTGCCATAAGAAAAGCGGAGAAGAAGGCCAAAAATTGA
- the LOC105803492 gene encoding gamma aminobutyrate transaminase 3, chloroplastic isoform X1: MVPNSLLRSTLKTQLGSYIKNAAAYRSSMDHPLKGALLARLYSTEPSLQRDDSDLKDGNGFKGHDMLAPFTAGWQTTDLHPLVIEKSEGSYVYDANGKKYLDSLAGLWCTALGGNEPRLVEAATAQLNKLPFYHSFWNRTTKPSLDLAKDLLETFTATKMAKVFFTNSGSEANDTQVKLVWYYNNALGRPNKKKFIARAKSYHGSTLISASLSGLPALHQKFDLPAPFVLHTDCPHYWRYHLEGETEEEFSTRLANNLENLILKEGPETIAAFIAEPVMGAGGVIPPPATYFEKIQAVVKKYDILFIADEVICAFGRLGTMFGCDKYNIKPDLVSLAKALSSAYMPIGAVMVSPEVSEVIYSQSNKLGSFSHGFTYSGHPVSCAVAIEALKLYKERNIVEKVKTISPRFQDGLKSFSDSPIVGEIRGTGLILGTEFTDNKSPNNPFPPEWGVGTYFGAQCEKHGLLVRVAGDNIMMSPPFIITPQEVDELISKYGKALKATEERVKELKSQQKKH; the protein is encoded by the exons atggtgCCCAACAGCCTCCTTCGATCAACTCTCAAAACCCAG CTTggttcatatataaaaaatgctgCTGCGTACAGAAGTTCTATGGACCACCCACTTAAGGGTGCATTACTGGCAAGATTATATAGTACTGAGCCATCTTTGCAGAGAGATGATTCAGATTTAAAGGATGGCAATGG GTTTAAGGGGCATGATATGCTGGCTCCATTCACAGCTGGGTGGCAGACCACTGACTTACATCCCCTGGTTATTGAAAAGTCTGAG GGAAGCTATGTTTATGATGCCAATGGGAAAAAGTATCTGGATTCTCTCGCTGGTCTATGGTGTACAGCATTAG GAGGAAATGAGCCTCGACTTGTGGAAGCTGCAACTGCTCAATTAAACAAGTTGCCATTTTACCATTCTTTTTGGAATCGTACGACAAAACCTTCACTG GATCTTGCAAAGGATCTTCTTGAAACTTTTACTGCAACCAAAATGGCAAAAGTCTTCTTTACAAACAGTGGATCTGAAGCTAATGATACTCAG gtGAAGCTCGTTTGGTATTATAATAATGCACTTGGAAGACCAAATAAGAAGAAATTTATTGCTCGAGCAAAATC ATATCACGGTTCAACTTTGATATCAGCTAGTCTTTCTGG ACTTCCTGCTCTACATCAAAAGTTTGACCTGCCAGCTCCATTTGTGTTGCACACTGACTGCCCTCACTATTGGCGCTATCATCTAGAAG GTGAGACGGAAGAGGAATTCTCAACAAGATTAGCCAACAATTTAGAGAACCTTATTCTGAAAGAGGGTCCAGAGACG ATTGCTGCATTTATCGCCGAGCCTGTTATGGGAGCAGGAGGTGTTATACCTCCTCCTGCTACTTATTTTGAGAAG ATACAAGCTGTTGTGAAAAAGTATGACATACTTTTTATCGCTGATGAG GTTATTTGTGCATTTGGAAGGCTTGGGACGATGTTTGGATGTGACAAGTACAATATTAAACCAGATCTTGTTTCACTAGCAAAG GCTCTTTCTTCAGCATATATGCCCATTGGAGCAGTCATGGTGAGCCCTGAAGTTTCAGAAGTCATTTATTCTCAAAGCAACAAACTTG GTAGTTTCTCTCATGGATTCACCTACTCTGGGCACCCTGTATCCTGTGCTGTTGCAATTGAAGCACTCAAGCTCTACAA GGAGAGAAATATTGTTGAGAAAGTGAAGACCATTTCACCGAGGTTTCAAGATGGTCTAAAATCCTTTTCTGACAGTCCTATTGTTGGAGAG ATCAGAGGTACCGGCTTGATTCTTGGTACTGAGTTTACAGACAACAAGTCGCCTAACAATCCGTTCCCTCCTGAATGGG GGGTTGGTACATATTTTGGAGCACAATGTGAGAAGCATGGGTTGCTAGTACGTGTTGCAGGTGACAACATAATGATGTCTCCACCATTTATAATTACTCCTCAAGAGGTTGATGAA TTAATAAGCAAATATGGGAAGGCGTTGAAGGCTACAGAGGAGAGGGTGAAGGAACTCAAGTCTCAGCAGAAGAAACACTGA